One window from the genome of Methylomarinovum caldicuralii encodes:
- the prfA gene encoding peptide chain release factor 1, whose amino-acid sequence MQDSIRTRLDQLSDRFEEITALLSLPEVQTDTRRFRELSQEYAQLEPLIATYRDYQQTAAALAEAEALLAEGDAELKELAREEIATAKARLATLEQELRILLLPKDPHDRRSVFLEIRAGTGGAEAALFAGDLLRMYSRYAEKRGWKVEIIGESPGELGGYKEVILKISGPDVYGRLKFEAGTHRVQRVPETESQGRIHTSACTVAVLPEVEAVDEVEINPAELRIDTFRSSGAGGQHVNTTDSAVRITHLPTGIVVECQDERSQHQNKAKAMALLQARLLAAEQAKQQAEQARSRRHQVGSGDRSERIRTYNFPQGRVTDHRINLTLYKLDEILEGNLDELIEPLLQHHQAELLAETFA is encoded by the coding sequence CACCCGCCTCGACCAGCTCAGCGACCGTTTCGAGGAAATCACCGCCCTCCTCAGCCTGCCGGAAGTGCAGACCGACACCCGGCGCTTCCGTGAGCTGAGCCAGGAATACGCCCAGCTCGAACCCCTGATCGCCACTTACCGCGATTACCAGCAGACCGCCGCCGCCCTGGCCGAGGCCGAAGCCCTGCTGGCGGAAGGCGATGCGGAACTGAAGGAATTGGCCCGGGAGGAAATCGCCACCGCCAAAGCCCGCCTGGCCACCCTGGAACAGGAGCTGCGGATTCTGCTGCTGCCCAAGGATCCCCACGACCGGCGCAGCGTGTTTCTGGAGATCCGCGCCGGTACCGGCGGCGCCGAAGCGGCCCTGTTCGCCGGCGATCTTTTGCGCATGTACAGCCGCTATGCGGAAAAGCGCGGCTGGAAGGTGGAAATCATCGGCGAAAGCCCCGGGGAACTGGGCGGCTACAAGGAAGTCATTCTCAAAATTTCCGGACCGGACGTCTACGGCCGCCTCAAGTTCGAGGCCGGGACCCACCGGGTCCAGCGGGTCCCGGAAACCGAATCCCAGGGACGCATCCACACCTCCGCCTGCACCGTGGCGGTGCTGCCGGAAGTGGAGGCGGTGGACGAGGTGGAAATCAACCCGGCGGAGTTGCGCATCGACACCTTCCGCTCCTCCGGCGCCGGCGGCCAGCACGTCAACACCACCGACTCGGCGGTGCGCATCACCCATCTTCCCACCGGCATCGTGGTCGAATGTCAGGACGAGCGCTCCCAGCACCAGAACAAGGCCAAGGCCATGGCCCTGCTCCAGGCCCGCCTGCTGGCGGCGGAACAGGCCAAGCAGCAGGCCGAGCAGGCCCGCTCGCGCCGGCACCAGGTGGGCTCCGGCGACCGTTCCGAACGCATCCGCACCTACAATTTCCCCCAGGGCCGGGTCACCGATCACCGCATCAACCTGACGCTGTACAAGCTCGACGAGATTCTCGAGGGCAACCTCGACGAACTGATCGAACCCTTGCTCCAGCACCACCAGGCCGAACTGCTGGCGGAAACCTTTGCCTGA
- the prmC gene encoding peptide chain release factor N(5)-glutamine methyltransferase: MPTISELLRQGCQRLRNVSPTPELDAEVLLAHVLWKPRSHLRAWPEREPEPAQIRRYLELLERRRHREPVAYLTGRREFWSHTFEVCPGVLIPRPETELLVERALHHIPPEAEWRLADAGTGSGALAVTLQRERPRCFVLATDRSFTALHLARRNARRLGARIALIQADWLAPIATASLDLIVSNPPYIPAGDPHLRGEIRFEPPQALVAGADGLAAYRTLIPQARRVLRAGGWLLLEHGHDQHEAVAELLKQAGFRNISGHPDLQGHIRVTEAQRSP; this comes from the coding sequence ATGCCCACCATCTCCGAACTGCTACGCCAGGGCTGCCAGCGCCTGCGGAATGTCTCGCCTACCCCGGAACTGGACGCCGAGGTGCTGCTGGCCCATGTCCTGTGGAAGCCGCGCAGCCATCTGCGGGCCTGGCCCGAACGGGAACCGGAACCGGCACAGATCCGGCGCTACCTGGAACTGCTGGAACGCCGCCGCCACCGGGAACCGGTAGCCTATCTCACCGGCCGGCGGGAATTCTGGTCCCATACCTTTGAGGTCTGTCCCGGGGTGCTGATCCCTCGCCCGGAAACCGAGTTGCTGGTGGAACGGGCCCTGCATCACATCCCTCCGGAAGCCGAGTGGCGGCTGGCCGACGCCGGTACCGGGTCGGGCGCCCTGGCGGTCACCTTGCAGCGGGAACGCCCCCGCTGTTTCGTCCTCGCCACCGACCGCTCCTTCACCGCCCTGCATCTGGCGCGGCGCAACGCCCGCCGCCTCGGCGCCCGGATCGCCCTGATCCAGGCCGACTGGCTCGCCCCCATCGCCACCGCCAGCCTGGACCTGATCGTCAGCAATCCGCCCTACATTCCCGCCGGCGATCCCCATCTGCGGGGGGAAATCCGCTTCGAGCCTCCCCAGGCCCTGGTCGCCGGGGCCGACGGCCTTGCCGCCTACCGCACCCTGATCCCCCAGGCCCGGCGGGTGTTGCGCGCCGGCGGCTGGCTGCTGCTGGAACACGGCCACGACCAGCACGAGGCGGTGGCGGAATTGCTGAAACAGGCCGGTTTCCGTAACATCAGCGGACACCCCGACCTGCAAGGCCACATCCGAGTCACCGAGGCACAGAGGAGCCCCTGA
- a CDS encoding M67 family metallopeptidase gives MPDTIVLPRSLVTRLLHQAQSRPDYEVCGLIGARDGKPVNVYPVANVAADPGRHFEMDPAGQIRAMKTMRQRGETLFAIYHSHPHAPPFPSSEDLEAVSYPEALSLIISLNTKGVLEIRGFRLEGRQPEEVELVMEEA, from the coding sequence ATGCCCGACACCATCGTCCTGCCCCGTTCCCTGGTCACCCGTCTGCTGCATCAGGCCCAGAGCCGCCCCGATTACGAGGTCTGCGGCCTCATCGGCGCCCGCGACGGCAAACCGGTGAACGTCTATCCGGTGGCCAACGTCGCCGCCGATCCCGGGCGCCATTTCGAAATGGACCCCGCCGGCCAGATCCGGGCGATGAAAACCATGCGCCAGCGGGGCGAGACCCTGTTCGCCATCTACCACTCCCATCCCCACGCCCCGCCCTTTCCCTCCAGCGAGGATCTCGAAGCGGTCAGCTATCCCGAAGCCCTGAGCCTGATCATCTCCCTGAACACCAAAGGGGTGCTGGAAATCCGCGGCTTCCGTCTCGAGGGCCGGCAGCCGGAGGAAGTGGAACTGGTGATGGAAGAGGCGTGA
- the rtcA gene encoding RNA 3'-terminal phosphate cyclase, protein MNELEIDGSFGEGGGQILRTTLALAVHLRQPVRLVNIRARRRPPGLRRQHLACVLAAAAISSGQVEGAEVGSQAIRFRPGPVRPGDYTFDIGTAGSTTLLLQAILPPLLLADGPSRLTLKGGTHNPHAPPFDFLDQVLLPQLHKMGAKVTLRLVRPGFYPRGGGVLEAHIEPVKRLNPITRLRRGEVLEIAAKAVVAGLPRHIAARELGVLAQRMELANPALTIEELRSCGIGNVVTVTIRSRHITELFTGFGEKGVPAETVASRLADEVESYLAAGVPVGPYLADQLLVPLALAGGGEFLTLPPTRHTTTNIAVIEKFLPLRFQVEREDGRCRIRLTYQ, encoded by the coding sequence GTGAACGAACTGGAGATCGACGGCAGCTTCGGCGAAGGCGGCGGCCAGATCCTGCGCACGACCCTGGCGCTTGCGGTGCATCTGCGACAGCCGGTGCGCTTGGTCAACATCCGCGCCAGGCGGCGCCCGCCGGGACTGCGGCGCCAGCATCTGGCCTGCGTCCTCGCCGCCGCCGCAATCAGCAGCGGCCAGGTGGAAGGCGCCGAGGTGGGCTCGCAGGCGATCCGCTTCCGGCCGGGGCCGGTGCGGCCCGGGGACTACACCTTCGACATCGGCACCGCCGGCAGCACCACTCTGCTGCTCCAGGCCATCCTGCCCCCGCTGCTGCTCGCCGACGGTCCCAGCCGACTGACCCTCAAGGGCGGCACCCACAATCCCCACGCCCCGCCTTTCGACTTTCTCGATCAGGTCCTGCTGCCGCAGCTGCACAAGATGGGGGCGAAGGTCACGCTGCGGCTGGTCCGCCCCGGCTTCTACCCCCGCGGCGGCGGTGTCCTGGAAGCCCACATCGAGCCGGTGAAACGACTCAACCCCATCACCCGCCTCCGGCGGGGGGAAGTGCTGGAAATCGCCGCCAAGGCGGTGGTCGCCGGTCTGCCCCGCCACATCGCCGCCCGCGAACTGGGCGTGCTGGCCCAGCGCATGGAACTGGCCAACCCGGCCCTGACCATCGAGGAACTGCGCAGCTGCGGCATCGGCAACGTGGTCACGGTAACAATCCGCAGCCGCCACATCACCGAGCTGTTCACCGGCTTCGGCGAGAAGGGCGTTCCGGCGGAGACTGTCGCCAGCCGACTGGCGGACGAGGTGGAGAGCTATCTGGCAGCCGGCGTGCCGGTGGGACCGTACCTGGCCGACCAGCTATTGGTGCCGCTGGCCCTGGCCGGCGGCGGGGAATTTCTGACCCTGCCCCCCACGCGCCACACCACCACCAATATCGCGGTGATCGAAAAGTTTCTGCCGCTGCGTTTCCAGGTGGAGCGCGAAGACGGACGCTGCCGGATCCGCTTAACTTACCAGTAA
- a CDS encoding ferredoxin--NADP reductase, whose protein sequence is MSVTIDSRKWCQGRVVELYRWAERLYSLRVEADIEPFVAGQFGRLGLEIEGEFVSRPYSFVNAPDERPLDFYFIVIPEGKLTPKLATLQPGDSVWVARKAAGFFTLNQVPEGRHLWMLATGTALGPFLSILKTEAPWRRFERIVLVHGVRTGAELAYQDTIQGFRQDHPEQFRFFASVTREAVPGALPMRITQAIESGELEQRAGLKIDPADSQVMICGNPAMVKDTVALLKRRGLKENLRKEPGQITTERYW, encoded by the coding sequence GTGAGCGTCACTATCGATTCCCGCAAGTGGTGTCAGGGCCGGGTGGTGGAGCTGTACCGCTGGGCCGAGCGTCTCTACTCCCTGCGGGTGGAGGCCGACATCGAACCGTTCGTCGCCGGCCAGTTCGGCCGTCTGGGTCTGGAAATCGAGGGGGAATTCGTCTCGCGGCCTTATTCCTTCGTCAACGCGCCCGACGAGCGTCCCCTGGACTTCTACTTCATCGTCATTCCCGAGGGCAAGCTGACGCCGAAGCTGGCCACGCTGCAGCCGGGGGATTCGGTCTGGGTGGCGCGCAAGGCCGCCGGCTTCTTCACCCTGAACCAGGTGCCCGAAGGCCGGCACCTTTGGATGCTGGCCACCGGCACCGCCTTGGGTCCCTTCCTTTCCATCCTCAAGACCGAGGCACCCTGGCGACGTTTCGAACGGATCGTCCTGGTCCACGGGGTGCGCACCGGCGCCGAACTGGCCTACCAGGACACCATTCAGGGCTTCCGCCAGGACCATCCGGAGCAGTTCCGGTTTTTCGCCAGCGTCACCCGCGAAGCCGTGCCGGGGGCGCTGCCGATGCGGATCACCCAGGCCATCGAATCCGGCGAGCTGGAGCAACGCGCTGGCCTGAAGATAGACCCGGCCGACAGCCAGGTGATGATCTGCGGCAATCCGGCGATGGTGAAGGATACTGTCGCGCTGCTCAAGCGCCGGGGCCTGAAGGAGAACCTGCGCAAGGAGCCGGGGCAGATCACCACCGAGCGTTACTGGTAA